From Bos indicus isolate NIAB-ARS_2022 breed Sahiwal x Tharparkar chromosome 4, NIAB-ARS_B.indTharparkar_mat_pri_1.0, whole genome shotgun sequence, the proteins below share one genomic window:
- the CPA1 gene encoding carboxypeptidase A1 isoform X1, with amino-acid sequence MQGLLILSVLLGAALGKEDFVGHQVLRITAADEAEVQTVKELEDLEHLQLDFWRGPGQPGSPIDVRVPFPSLQAVKVFLEAHGIRYRIMIEDVQSLLDEEQEQMFASQSRARSTNTFNYATYHTLDEIYDFMDLLVAEHPQLVSKLQIGRSYEGRPIYVLKFSTGGSNRPAIWIDLGIHSREWITQATGVWFAKKFTEDYGQDPSFTAILDSMDIFLEIVTNPDGFAFTHSQNRLWRKTRSVTSSSLCVGVDANRNWDAGFGKAGASSSPCSETYHGKYANSEVEVKSIVDFVKDHGNFKAFLSIHSYSQLLLYPYGYTTQSIPDKTELNQVAKSAVAALKSLYGTSYKYGSIITTIYQASGGSIDWSYNQGIKYSFTFELRDTGRYGFLLPASQIIPTAQETWLGVLTIMEHTVNNLY; translated from the exons atgcaggggcTGCTGATTTTGAGTGTGCTGCTGGGGGCTGCCCTTGGCAAAGAGGACTTTGTGGG CCACCAGGTGCTCCGAATCACTGCCGCCGATGAGGCCGAGGTGCAGACGGTGAAGGAGCTGGAGGACCTGGAGCACCTGCAG TTGGACTTCTGGAGGGGCcctggccagccaggctcccccatcgaCGTCCGAGTGcccttccccagcctccaggctgTTAAAGTCTTCCTGGAAGCCCATGGCATCAGATACAGGATCATGATCGAGGACGTGCAGTCCCTGCTAGACGAGGAGCAGGAGCAGATGTTCGCCTCCCAGAGCCGGGCCCGCAGCACCAACACATTTAACTACGCCACCTACCACACCCTGGATGAG ATCTATGACTTCATGGACCTGCTGGTGGCCGAGCACCCACAGCTTGTCAGCAAACTCCAGATTGGCAGAAGCTATGAAGGCCGTCCCATCTACGTGCTGAAG TTCAGCACTGGGGGAAGCAACCGTCCAGCCATCTGGATCGACTTAGGCATCCATTCCAGGGAGTGGATCACCCAGGCCACTGGGGTCTGGTTTGCAAAGAAG TTCACAGAAGACTATGGCCAGGACCCGAGTTTCACCGCCATTCTTGACAGCATGGACATATTCTTGGAGATTGTCACCAACCCTGATGGTTTTGCCTTCACCCACAGCCAG AATCGATTGTGGCGCAAGACTCGATCTGTCACGTCAAGCTCCCTCTGTGTTGGGGTGGACGCCAACCGGAACTGGGATGCCGGCTTTGGGA AGGCAGGAGccagcagcagcccctgctcgGAGACTTATCATGGCAAGTATGCCAATTCTGAAGTGGAGGTCAAGTCCATCGTGGACTTTGTGAAAGACCATGGGAACTTCAAGGCCTTCCTCTCCATCCACAGCTACTCCCAGCTCCTCCTCTATCCCTATGGCTACACAACACAATCAATCCCTGACAAGACTGAGCTG AATCAGGTGGCTAAGTCCGCTGTTGCGGCCCTGAAGTCTCTGTATGGGACCAGCTACAAGTATGGCAGCATCATCACAACAATTT ACCAAGCCAGTGGAGGCAGCATTGACTGGTCCTACAACCAAGGCATCAAGTACTCCTTCACCTTTGAACTCCGGGACACGGGGCGCTATGGCTTCCTGCTGCCAGCCTCCCAGATCATCCCCACAGCCCAGGAGACGTGGCTGGGGGTTCTGACCATCATGGAGCACACGGTGAATAACCTTTACTGA
- the CPA1 gene encoding carboxypeptidase A1 isoform X2: MQGLLILSVLLGAALGKEDFVGHQVLRITAADEAEVQTVKELEDLPQLDFWRGPGQPGSPIDVRVPFPSLQAVKVFLEAHGIRYRIMIEDVQSLLDEEQEQMFASQSRARSTNTFNYATYHTLDEIYDFMDLLVAEHPQLVSKLQIGRSYEGRPIYVLKFSTGGSNRPAIWIDLGIHSREWITQATGVWFAKKFTEDYGQDPSFTAILDSMDIFLEIVTNPDGFAFTHSQNRLWRKTRSVTSSSLCVGVDANRNWDAGFGKAGASSSPCSETYHGKYANSEVEVKSIVDFVKDHGNFKAFLSIHSYSQLLLYPYGYTTQSIPDKTELNQVAKSAVAALKSLYGTSYKYGSIITTIYQASGGSIDWSYNQGIKYSFTFELRDTGRYGFLLPASQIIPTAQETWLGVLTIMEHTVNNLY, from the exons atgcaggggcTGCTGATTTTGAGTGTGCTGCTGGGGGCTGCCCTTGGCAAAGAGGACTTTGTGGG CCACCAGGTGCTCCGAATCACTGCCGCCGATGAGGCCGAGGTGCAGACGGTGAAGGAGCTGGAGGA TCTTCCCCAGTTGGACTTCTGGAGGGGCcctggccagccaggctcccccatcgaCGTCCGAGTGcccttccccagcctccaggctgTTAAAGTCTTCCTGGAAGCCCATGGCATCAGATACAGGATCATGATCGAGGACGTGCAGTCCCTGCTAGACGAGGAGCAGGAGCAGATGTTCGCCTCCCAGAGCCGGGCCCGCAGCACCAACACATTTAACTACGCCACCTACCACACCCTGGATGAG ATCTATGACTTCATGGACCTGCTGGTGGCCGAGCACCCACAGCTTGTCAGCAAACTCCAGATTGGCAGAAGCTATGAAGGCCGTCCCATCTACGTGCTGAAG TTCAGCACTGGGGGAAGCAACCGTCCAGCCATCTGGATCGACTTAGGCATCCATTCCAGGGAGTGGATCACCCAGGCCACTGGGGTCTGGTTTGCAAAGAAG TTCACAGAAGACTATGGCCAGGACCCGAGTTTCACCGCCATTCTTGACAGCATGGACATATTCTTGGAGATTGTCACCAACCCTGATGGTTTTGCCTTCACCCACAGCCAG AATCGATTGTGGCGCAAGACTCGATCTGTCACGTCAAGCTCCCTCTGTGTTGGGGTGGACGCCAACCGGAACTGGGATGCCGGCTTTGGGA AGGCAGGAGccagcagcagcccctgctcgGAGACTTATCATGGCAAGTATGCCAATTCTGAAGTGGAGGTCAAGTCCATCGTGGACTTTGTGAAAGACCATGGGAACTTCAAGGCCTTCCTCTCCATCCACAGCTACTCCCAGCTCCTCCTCTATCCCTATGGCTACACAACACAATCAATCCCTGACAAGACTGAGCTG AATCAGGTGGCTAAGTCCGCTGTTGCGGCCCTGAAGTCTCTGTATGGGACCAGCTACAAGTATGGCAGCATCATCACAACAATTT ACCAAGCCAGTGGAGGCAGCATTGACTGGTCCTACAACCAAGGCATCAAGTACTCCTTCACCTTTGAACTCCGGGACACGGGGCGCTATGGCTTCCTGCTGCCAGCCTCCCAGATCATCCCCACAGCCCAGGAGACGTGGCTGGGGGTTCTGACCATCATGGAGCACACGGTGAATAACCTTTACTGA